The following are from one region of the Ochotona princeps isolate mOchPri1 chromosome 4, mOchPri1.hap1, whole genome shotgun sequence genome:
- the LOC131480012 gene encoding rho GTPase-activating protein 20-like produces the protein MLSTQRCSNLVGQRPKVPCTSKNSSAAAVNVSIEKVTLLEGVALPLMIHGPVTLKSGQKRKKYQIFLYSNTLLLSNSNYKACFITKCKVPVSNLWMSEDGVDPQGKCNACDKRSFFIGWPMLNFVATFNSSVTKEKWYTLLQRNIISVKEDDYSRNILIKIITEDINSGVTSTIITVTNLDTTNDVINLSLPILGLTGSVRDYQLWVAPAKEEAPQPLSGHENPFTIQRNYIRSVSLPPTSGKSTSPSNPQESVLKELYSEVCGWFILKPRCQAKGQNRSDGRLSQLFRWNAGRRGNDLTQGAAPPH, from the exons atgttgtCAACTCAAAGGTGCTCCAACCTTGTTGGACAGCGTCCCAAAGTTCCCTGCACCAG TAAGAATAGCTCGGCTGCTGCGGTGAACGTCTCCATTGAGAAAGTCACATTGCTGGAAGGTGTTGCCCTTCCATTAATGATCCATGGCCCGGTGACACTTAAAAGTGGccagaagaggaagaaatatcAGATCTTCTTATATAGCAACACTTTACTTCTATCTAATTCCAA TTACAAAGCGTGTTTTATTACAAAATGTAAAGTACCAGTGAGCAACCTATGGATGTCTGAAGATGGAGTGGACCCCCAGGGGAAGTGCAATGCCTGTGACAAGAGATCTTTCTTTATAGGTTGGCCCATGTTGAACTTTGTGGCCACCTTCAA TTCTTCAGTGACGAAAGAAAAATGGTACACACTACTTCAAAG AAACATCATTTCAGTCAAGGAAGATGACTACTCACGCAACATCCTCATCAAAATCATCACTGAGGATATCAACAGTGGTGTAACT TCCACAATTATAACAGTAACCAATTTAGACACAACAAATGATGTCATCAACTTATCACTACCAATACTAGGATTAACT GGCTCAGTGAGAGATTACCAGCTATGGGTTGCTCCTGCAAAGGAAGAGGCCCCACAACCACTTAGTG GGCATGAAAACCCCTTTACCATCCAAAGAAACTATATTCGTTCTgtgtctctgccacctacatCTGGGAAGTCTACCTCTCCTTCCAACCCTCAGGAGTCTGTCCTGAAAGAATTGTATTCCGAAGTGTGTGGCTGGTTCATTCTGAAGCCCAGGTGCCAAGCCAAAGGCCAGAACAGAAGTG ATGGACGCCTAAGCCAGCTGTTTAGGTGGAACGCTGGTAGAAGAGGGAACGACCTGACACAGGGAGCTGCTCCC CCTCACTGA